A portion of the Natronococcus sp. AD-5 genome contains these proteins:
- a CDS encoding DUF373 family protein, with protein MLLVLCVDLDDDLGRKTDFTTPVIGREAVEEAAVALATADPEDSDVNVAFQGVHIYDDLASRDESVEVAIVTGNEDGDVNANREVGEEVDTVLASLSTAEDVTALVVTDGAQDESVIPVIRSRVPIDGVRRVVVRQAQNLESMYYTFKQVLNDPETRGTVLIPLGILLLIYPLALAGTVLEMPAVVLGTTSTLLGLYLISRGLGLGERLDDAFEHARQSLYAGRTTLLAYVVAAALLVLGGVSGVSELERIQAQTAGDVGVPVMLSALLYGSIQWFAAAGVTTSLGQITDEYIAGRLEWRYLNAPFYVISIAIVLYAVSAFFLDAVGITVLATALTAGTLLGIVSTLTFAVAESHFSEEEARRTDSA; from the coding sequence ATGCTGCTGGTCCTGTGCGTCGACCTCGACGACGACCTCGGTCGAAAGACCGACTTCACGACGCCGGTGATCGGCCGCGAGGCCGTCGAGGAGGCAGCCGTCGCGCTCGCGACGGCGGACCCCGAAGACTCGGACGTCAACGTCGCGTTCCAGGGAGTGCACATCTACGACGATCTGGCGAGTCGCGACGAGAGCGTCGAGGTCGCCATCGTCACCGGCAACGAGGACGGCGACGTCAACGCCAACCGCGAGGTCGGCGAGGAGGTCGACACCGTCCTGGCGAGCCTCTCGACGGCCGAGGACGTCACCGCGCTCGTGGTCACCGACGGCGCGCAGGACGAGTCCGTCATCCCGGTGATCCGCTCGCGGGTCCCCATCGACGGCGTTCGACGGGTGGTCGTCAGACAGGCCCAGAACCTGGAATCGATGTACTACACCTTCAAACAGGTGCTGAACGACCCCGAAACCCGGGGCACCGTCCTCATTCCGCTCGGAATCCTCCTGCTCATCTACCCGCTCGCGCTGGCCGGGACGGTGCTCGAGATGCCGGCCGTCGTCCTCGGCACGACCTCGACGCTCCTCGGCCTCTATCTCATCTCGCGGGGACTCGGCCTCGGCGAGCGGCTCGACGACGCGTTCGAGCACGCCAGACAGTCGCTGTACGCCGGCCGGACGACGCTGCTCGCCTACGTCGTCGCCGCCGCGTTGCTCGTCCTCGGCGGCGTTAGCGGGGTGAGCGAACTCGAGCGGATCCAGGCCCAGACGGCCGGCGACGTCGGCGTTCCCGTCATGCTCTCCGCGCTGCTGTACGGTTCGATCCAGTGGTTCGCCGCCGCCGGCGTCACCACGAGTCTCGGGCAGATCACCGACGAGTACATCGCGGGCAGACTCGAGTGGCGCTACCTCAACGCGCCGTTTTACGTCATCTCGATCGCGATCGTCCTCTACGCGGTGAGCGCGTTCTTCCTCGACGCGGTCGGGATCACCGTCCTCGCGACGGCGCTCACCGCGGGCACGCTGCTCGGGATCGTGAGCACGCTCACCTTCGCGGTAGCGGAATCACACTTCTCGGAGGAAGAGGCGCGTCGAACCGACAGCGCCTGA
- a CDS encoding radical SAM protein produces MISKGCEQCAKGGKMVLFVYGYCDQRDCFYCPLGENRKNVTDVYANERRVEGDGDVLEEARRMDALGTSITGGEPQEALERTCHYLSLLKEEFGEDHHTHLYTGITGGRENMRRLSEAGLDEIRFHPPYEQWGDLHGTEWEEILHVAREEGLTPAFEIPGIRAEEEFLEFLDEGAAEFCNVNEFEMSQGNYRRMQEQGFELKEGHMSAVEGSREDILEVMGDHERVYFCTSVFKDAAQHRRRLKRIARNVRREFDDITDDGTLVYGKTYVDPERFVDLGVPEEFYTVKSNHVEVAWWLLEEMIDEGDLEEGEIVEQYPTSDGQVVERTPLA; encoded by the coding sequence ATGATCTCGAAGGGCTGTGAGCAGTGCGCGAAAGGCGGCAAGATGGTGCTGTTCGTCTACGGGTACTGCGACCAGCGCGACTGCTTCTACTGCCCGCTCGGCGAGAACCGGAAGAACGTCACCGACGTCTACGCCAACGAGCGCCGCGTCGAGGGCGACGGGGACGTCCTCGAGGAGGCCCGCCGGATGGACGCGCTCGGGACCTCGATCACGGGCGGCGAACCCCAGGAAGCGCTCGAGCGGACCTGCCACTACCTTTCCTTGCTCAAGGAGGAGTTCGGCGAGGATCACCACACCCACCTCTACACGGGGATCACGGGCGGTCGCGAGAACATGCGCCGGCTCTCGGAAGCCGGGCTCGACGAGATCAGGTTCCACCCGCCGTACGAGCAGTGGGGCGACCTCCACGGCACCGAGTGGGAGGAGATCCTCCACGTCGCCCGCGAGGAAGGGCTGACGCCCGCATTTGAGATTCCGGGTATCCGCGCCGAGGAGGAGTTCCTCGAGTTCTTAGACGAGGGCGCAGCGGAGTTCTGCAACGTCAACGAGTTCGAGATGTCCCAGGGGAACTACCGCCGAATGCAAGAGCAAGGCTTCGAGCTCAAGGAGGGTCACATGAGCGCCGTCGAGGGCTCCCGCGAGGACATCCTCGAGGTGATGGGCGACCACGAGCGCGTCTACTTCTGTACGTCCGTCTTCAAGGACGCCGCCCAGCACCGTCGTCGCCTGAAACGGATCGCTCGAAACGTGCGTCGCGAGTTCGACGACATCACCGACGACGGGACGCTCGTCTACGGGAAGACCTACGTCGACCCCGAGCGGTTCGTCGACCTCGGCGTCCCGGAGGAGTTCTACACCGTCAAGTCGAACCACGTCGAGGTCGCCTGGTGGCTCTTAGAGGAGATGATCGACGAGGGCGACCTCGAGGAGGGAGAAATCGTCGAGCAGTATCCGACCTCCGACGGGCAAGTGGTCGAGCGGACTCCCCTAGCGTAA
- a CDS encoding ABC transporter substrate-binding protein — MSVRPKRRELLSAVGVAGFGGLAGCLSSVSGLDVRDDDGGGGSTDRTLKLGIMQPISGDLGSVGEPIRDAALLPIEQVEDEIDLDLEYDVVDTETSPLTGVQGAASLVRKGYPMINGPAASDVTLQATQQVLIPHRVVSCSPSATTPTITALNDAGLVFRTALSDSLQAVVLAEQAMTDLGHETAATMYVNNDYGWQLSQAFTQAFQATHDGTVTTQVPVNEESDSYAAELDEARADDPDLLVVIGYPETGAQLFTDLGDGVDEVDVLVTDGLRDGELHEEVDHSIDGIRGTAPLVGGPGEEFFTELYEDAYDAEPGIFTAHAYDSTAVLLLANAYAGENDGTAIRNAMQSVTNGSGEEIEPETLAEGLELAAQGENVKYQGASSSLSFDENGDATDATFEYWEFDRNADGGIAEIDRVNT, encoded by the coding sequence ATGTCAGTCCGACCGAAGCGCCGGGAACTCCTGTCGGCCGTCGGCGTCGCCGGGTTCGGCGGCCTCGCCGGCTGTCTCAGTAGCGTCTCCGGGCTCGACGTCCGTGACGACGACGGAGGCGGTGGGAGCACCGATCGAACGCTCAAACTCGGGATAATGCAACCGATCAGCGGCGATCTCGGTTCCGTGGGAGAACCCATCCGAGACGCCGCGTTACTTCCGATCGAGCAGGTCGAAGACGAGATCGATCTCGATCTCGAGTACGATGTCGTGGATACGGAGACGTCCCCGTTGACGGGCGTTCAGGGAGCCGCTAGCCTCGTCAGGAAGGGCTATCCGATGATCAACGGCCCGGCAGCCTCGGACGTGACGCTGCAGGCGACGCAACAGGTGCTCATCCCGCACCGGGTCGTCAGCTGTTCGCCGTCGGCGACGACGCCGACGATCACGGCGCTGAACGACGCCGGCCTCGTCTTCCGGACGGCGCTGTCGGACTCGTTGCAGGCCGTCGTCCTCGCGGAGCAGGCGATGACGGATCTCGGTCACGAGACGGCGGCCACGATGTACGTGAACAACGACTACGGCTGGCAGTTGAGCCAGGCGTTTACGCAAGCGTTTCAGGCGACTCACGACGGAACGGTCACGACGCAGGTCCCGGTGAACGAGGAGAGCGACTCCTACGCCGCGGAACTCGACGAAGCCAGGGCGGACGATCCGGACCTACTGGTCGTGATCGGCTACCCCGAGACGGGCGCGCAGTTATTTACCGACCTGGGAGACGGCGTAGACGAGGTCGACGTGCTCGTCACCGACGGGCTACGGGACGGGGAGCTTCACGAAGAAGTCGACCACTCGATCGACGGAATTCGCGGAACGGCACCGCTGGTCGGCGGTCCCGGCGAGGAGTTCTTCACCGAACTGTACGAGGACGCGTACGACGCCGAACCGGGGATCTTCACGGCTCACGCCTACGATTCGACGGCCGTCCTCTTGCTCGCCAACGCCTACGCCGGCGAGAACGACGGGACGGCGATCAGAAACGCCATGCAGTCGGTCACGAACGGATCCGGTGAGGAGATCGAACCGGAGACGCTCGCCGAGGGCCTCGAACTCGCGGCACAGGGTGAAAACGTCAAGTATCAGGGCGCCTCGAGTTCGCTCTCGTTCGACGAGAACGGTGACGCGACGGACGCGACCTTCGAGTACTGGGAATTCGATCGGAACGCGGACGGCGGAATCGCCGAGATCGACAGGGTGAATACGTGA
- a CDS encoding methyl-accepting chemotaxis protein, with product MSILAKLVPSFVRRRYLAKFVISILAVVLVIGSVGAVSYVAIDETVRADSNEQIESTAELQADGIGDWVESMRVQTRTASASPVLQEGDPQEVQGEIVEAQARMSVDVRAIHYVDTENDEVVTSTDARLRGESLDGVEDPWTTTDFDRELAFDGAVWNSDAAYESPSLDDQVMAFASPVSERDDRVVVVIGTLEYRVQQLQQEGASSSTAIVDADGTPVLQAADASVDEASVDEEALEAALGGRPTRVEDGEFVRAYTPVGDTQWVAVTSVPTDQAYGVAADVGTNVIAMVLVSLVTLGLVGIVLGRQTVVPLAELRDRTKEMEEGNLDVDLETSRADEIGRLYDGFDSMRTSLRNQIREAESARQDAEQARTETETMNRHLEAKADEYRDVMERCAAGDLTRRLDPESESEAMADIAHSFNSMVDELEETTAHVKTFATEVATASEEVTTSAEEVRSASEQVTGSVQEISDGADQQNQHLQAVSSEMGGLSTTTEQIAASSNEVADIAERTAETGRLGREAAQEAIDGMHEIEAESTEAVEAIEALEAEMEQIDELVEFISDIARETNMLALNANIEASRGNAGGDDGSGFAVVASQVKELAEDTRETAEDIEKRLDRINERTDRTATEVQKTADRIATHVDSVENAAAALDEIADYASQTNDGVQEISAASEEQAASTQEVVAMASAATDISETTAQEAQHVAAAAEEQTSALTEVSENANSLAGQAAHLSEALDRFETDRKAQSWTPDGDVDVELAYEEEASTPDATLEGPETGDRAADDESDGENADPAGADGADPGAETEADTSASARTEQSFSFDRVDET from the coding sequence ATGTCCATACTCGCAAAACTAGTGCCGTCGTTCGTCAGACGGCGGTACCTCGCGAAGTTCGTGATATCGATTCTGGCAGTCGTCCTGGTTATCGGCTCGGTCGGCGCCGTCAGTTACGTCGCGATCGACGAGACGGTCAGAGCCGATTCGAACGAGCAGATCGAGTCCACCGCCGAGTTGCAGGCGGACGGGATCGGTGACTGGGTCGAGTCCATGCGGGTCCAGACGCGGACTGCGTCGGCCTCTCCGGTGTTACAGGAGGGCGATCCGCAGGAAGTTCAGGGAGAGATCGTCGAGGCGCAAGCGAGGATGTCCGTCGACGTGCGGGCGATCCACTACGTCGACACCGAGAACGACGAGGTCGTCACGAGCACGGACGCGAGGCTCCGCGGCGAATCGCTCGACGGCGTCGAGGATCCGTGGACGACGACAGACTTCGACCGCGAACTCGCGTTCGACGGCGCGGTCTGGAACTCCGACGCGGCCTACGAGTCGCCGTCGCTCGACGACCAGGTGATGGCCTTCGCCAGTCCGGTGTCCGAACGCGACGATCGGGTCGTCGTCGTCATCGGCACGCTCGAGTACCGCGTCCAGCAGCTCCAGCAGGAAGGGGCGTCGTCGTCGACGGCCATCGTCGACGCCGACGGAACGCCGGTCCTGCAGGCCGCGGACGCGTCGGTCGACGAAGCGTCGGTCGACGAGGAGGCGCTCGAGGCCGCCCTCGGCGGCCGGCCGACGCGCGTCGAGGACGGGGAGTTCGTTCGAGCGTACACGCCGGTCGGCGACACGCAGTGGGTCGCCGTCACGAGCGTTCCGACCGACCAGGCCTACGGCGTCGCGGCCGACGTCGGCACCAACGTCATCGCGATGGTGCTCGTGAGCCTGGTTACGCTCGGACTCGTCGGGATCGTTCTCGGTCGACAGACCGTCGTCCCGCTGGCCGAGTTGCGCGATCGGACGAAAGAGATGGAGGAAGGGAACCTCGACGTCGATCTCGAGACGTCCCGGGCCGACGAGATCGGCCGGTTGTACGACGGCTTCGACAGCATGCGCACCTCGCTGCGAAATCAGATTCGGGAGGCCGAATCGGCGCGCCAGGACGCCGAGCAAGCGCGCACCGAGACCGAGACGATGAACCGCCACCTCGAGGCGAAGGCGGACGAGTACCGCGACGTGATGGAGCGGTGTGCCGCCGGCGATCTGACCCGGCGGCTCGATCCCGAAAGCGAGAGCGAAGCGATGGCCGACATCGCCCACTCGTTCAACTCGATGGTCGACGAACTCGAGGAGACGACCGCACACGTCAAGACGTTCGCCACCGAGGTCGCGACGGCGAGCGAAGAGGTGACGACGAGCGCCGAGGAGGTCCGATCGGCGTCCGAGCAGGTGACGGGATCCGTCCAGGAGATCTCCGACGGCGCGGATCAGCAAAACCAGCACTTGCAGGCGGTTTCGAGCGAGATGGGCGGGCTCTCGACGACGACCGAACAGATCGCGGCGTCGTCGAACGAAGTCGCCGACATCGCCGAGCGGACGGCCGAAACGGGCCGACTCGGCCGCGAAGCGGCGCAGGAGGCGATCGACGGAATGCACGAGATCGAGGCGGAATCGACCGAGGCCGTCGAGGCGATCGAGGCGCTCGAGGCGGAGATGGAACAGATCGACGAACTGGTCGAGTTCATCTCCGACATCGCTCGCGAAACGAACATGCTCGCGCTGAACGCCAACATCGAGGCCTCGCGCGGTAACGCCGGTGGCGACGACGGGAGCGGGTTCGCCGTCGTCGCGTCCCAGGTGAAAGAGCTCGCGGAAGATACGAGAGAGACCGCCGAAGACATCGAGAAGCGACTGGATCGAATCAACGAGCGGACCGACCGCACGGCGACGGAAGTCCAGAAAACCGCCGATCGCATCGCGACGCACGTCGACTCCGTCGAGAACGCGGCGGCGGCGCTCGACGAGATCGCGGACTACGCGAGTCAGACCAACGACGGCGTCCAGGAGATCTCCGCGGCGTCCGAAGAGCAGGCCGCCTCGACCCAGGAAGTCGTCGCGATGGCGTCGGCGGCGACCGACATCTCCGAGACGACGGCACAGGAGGCCCAACACGTGGCGGCCGCCGCGGAGGAGCAGACGTCGGCCCTCACCGAAGTGTCGGAGAACGCGAACTCCCTGGCCGGACAGGCGGCGCACCTGAGCGAGGCGCTCGACCGCTTCGAAACCGATCGAAAGGCGCAGTCCTGGACACCCGACGGGGACGTCGACGTCGAACTGGCCTACGAAGAGGAGGCGTCGACGCCCGACGCAACTCTCGAGGGGCCCGAGACTGGGGATCGAGCGGCCGACGACGAGTCCGACGGCGAAAACGCCGACCCGGCCGGCGCAGACGGCGCGGATCCCGGCGCGGAGACGGAAGCTGATACGTCGGCGTCCGCGCGAACCGAGCAGTCGTTCTCGTTCGATCGGGTCGACGAGACGTAG
- a CDS encoding polyprenyl synthetase family protein, whose product MERLERRRALIEERLVEVIDGVEPDALREEVRHTALSGGKRVRPMVTLLACETVGGRPEDAVDFGVGVELVHNASLVVDDIIDRSDLRRGATSAWAKFGHGSAIITSDGLLGEAFALFSADPNATQVVAEAMVELGIGEATELSAQPTNEEEYMTLARRKTGALFRAAAELGAIAADSDPFTVEAVGEYAERVGVAFQIRDDVLDAVATPGDLGKPTGHDAALERPSVMQVTDLGPEEANGRARAEADRAIDALERVDVVDREARDYLLELAEFVVEREQ is encoded by the coding sequence ATGGAACGGCTGGAGCGTCGCCGGGCGCTGATCGAGGAGCGTCTCGTCGAAGTAATCGACGGCGTCGAACCGGACGCGCTCAGAGAGGAAGTTCGGCACACGGCGCTTTCGGGCGGCAAACGCGTCCGTCCGATGGTCACGCTGCTCGCCTGCGAAACCGTCGGCGGACGGCCGGAAGACGCTGTCGACTTCGGCGTCGGCGTCGAACTCGTCCACAACGCCTCGCTGGTCGTCGACGACATCATCGATCGCTCGGACCTCCGTCGCGGAGCGACGAGCGCGTGGGCCAAGTTCGGCCACGGGTCGGCGATCATCACGAGCGACGGCTTGCTCGGCGAGGCCTTCGCACTGTTTTCCGCGGATCCGAACGCCACCCAGGTCGTCGCCGAGGCGATGGTCGAACTCGGGATCGGCGAGGCGACCGAACTCTCCGCCCAGCCGACCAACGAGGAGGAGTACATGACGCTCGCCAGACGAAAGACCGGCGCGCTGTTCCGGGCGGCCGCCGAACTCGGCGCCATCGCTGCCGACTCCGATCCGTTCACGGTCGAGGCGGTCGGCGAGTACGCCGAGCGGGTCGGCGTCGCCTTCCAGATCAGAGACGACGTCCTCGACGCGGTCGCCACCCCGGGAGACCTCGGCAAGCCGACCGGACACGACGCCGCCCTCGAGCGGCCCTCGGTCATGCAGGTGACCGATCTCGGTCCCGAGGAGGCGAACGGCCGCGCCCGGGCGGAGGCCGATCGGGCGATCGACGCCCTCGAGCGCGTCGACGTCGTCGACCGCGAGGCGCGAGACTACCTGCTCGAGCTCGCGGAGTTCGTCGTCGAGCGCGAGCAGTAG